One window from the genome of Pirellulaceae bacterium encodes:
- a CDS encoding TIGR03067 domain-containing protein yields the protein MRSKIGVCLAAVVAQVICTGNLMGRAPELDPLQGKWQVVELVIDGSVIPPEQIRYKLPSGGEIDIIDNAFIFKSPSDGQQHARTFQLDATRFPKQIYLTSDAGPVQGIYEVRGGQLLVCTSDPLRPGVPTEFAATKGTGRMLMVMGRPEEVAKVAGGPTTAVAATPVASAKPSITLPAPPASGVIQPPAAVPNSSVSTSIVNAVPPPLRVITDSELAQKLVGMWKHVDGEGVLYVTLNANGSFTTQREFQDTQTFNRVFTNTFVSVGNWRVAKGALVLQIKSSWRPERVNQMITVQVRSINAREVVYVDQLGRSSRDVRVQ from the coding sequence ATGAGATCGAAAATAGGCGTATGTTTAGCAGCGGTGGTCGCCCAAGTAATCTGTACAGGCAATTTAATGGGGCGGGCTCCCGAGCTAGATCCGTTGCAAGGGAAATGGCAAGTTGTTGAATTAGTGATTGATGGAAGTGTCATTCCACCGGAGCAGATTCGATATAAGCTTCCGTCAGGTGGGGAAATTGACATCATTGATAACGCTTTTATTTTTAAATCGCCCTCGGATGGCCAGCAACACGCGAGGACATTCCAGCTGGATGCAACGCGTTTTCCGAAGCAGATTTATTTGACGTCTGACGCAGGGCCAGTCCAGGGGATTTACGAAGTCCGAGGCGGACAATTGTTGGTTTGCACCAGTGATCCATTACGTCCGGGTGTACCCACAGAATTTGCAGCGACCAAAGGAACGGGGCGGATGTTGATGGTGATGGGACGTCCTGAGGAGGTTGCGAAAGTGGCAGGCGGCCCGACTACTGCAGTAGCAGCCACGCCCGTGGCGTCGGCAAAGCCGAGCATCACTTTACCGGCTCCCCCGGCATCCGGCGTTATCCAGCCACCGGCTGCCGTGCCGAATTCGTCCGTATCAACATCGATCGTCAATGCGGTTCCGCCTCCGCTACGAGTGATCACCGATTCGGAGTTGGCACAGAAGCTGGTCGGCATGTGGAAACATGTTGATGGAGAGGGTGTGTTGTACGTGACGCTGAATGCGAACGGATCATTTACGACGCAGCGTGAGTTCCAAGATACCCAGACGTTTAATCGAGTGTTCACGAATACGTTTGTTTCAGTGGGCAACTGGCGTGTTGCGAAGGGCGCGTTGGTGCTGCAGATCAAATCGTCTTGGCGACCGGAACGCGTGAATCAAATGATTACGGTACAAGTCCGTTCGATTAACGCGCGAGAAGTCGTCTACGTTGACCAACTTGGACGTTCAAGTCGCGATGTTCGCGTCCAATGA